One window from the genome of Actinoplanes teichomyceticus ATCC 31121 encodes:
- a CDS encoding IucA/IucC family protein produces the protein MPQPTPTADPAQTRADLENIRPDLVERYDAALPGARAAVLGRLRLALAREPLPAAAHADPDTAGDPVELAATLWPGTTLVTEIANSVANLALARAARAQPPRRPAIGDPDGLGQIEQLLVDGHPLHPCCRTRTGMTVADVLAYAPEHRPVIRLRRLRVPAGRWHGGAQPILYAHPWQAARLLREYPWLTDAGPTRPVRPLMSLRTVAPVSGGPHIKTAMDVQMTSAVRTVSPAAVHNGPILSDALTRLTADLPIDILAETSAGAVITEHGPDRRLAHLVRQAPRLAPGEQAVPLGVFATHFLDTVGDPYRWLADLTAVLFAPLATVLDRGVALEAHGQNTLVVLRGQRPVRTLYRDLGGVRVHRRLGLDLHGDLLTDDPAVLRVKLAAAALGAVAGQLVGALAEHHGAEPDRLWAIIAGGLRGIPQLLTEPLPIKATTAMRLAADPLDDIWTHQPNPMAVHA, from the coding sequence GTGCCGCAGCCGACCCCCACCGCCGACCCGGCCCAGACCCGCGCAGACCTCGAAAACATCCGGCCTGACCTGGTCGAACGCTACGACGCGGCACTACCGGGAGCCCGCGCCGCGGTGCTGGGCCGGCTCCGGCTGGCACTCGCCCGCGAACCCCTGCCCGCCGCCGCGCACGCCGACCCGGACACCGCCGGCGACCCGGTCGAGCTGGCCGCCACGCTGTGGCCCGGCACCACGCTGGTCACCGAGATCGCCAACAGCGTCGCCAACCTGGCCCTGGCCCGCGCCGCTCGCGCACAGCCGCCGCGGCGACCCGCCATCGGCGACCCGGACGGGCTCGGCCAGATCGAACAGCTGCTCGTCGACGGCCACCCGCTGCACCCGTGCTGCCGCACCCGCACCGGGATGACCGTCGCCGACGTGCTCGCCTACGCCCCCGAGCACCGGCCGGTGATCCGGCTGCGCCGGCTGCGCGTGCCCGCCGGGCGCTGGCACGGCGGCGCGCAGCCGATCCTCTACGCCCACCCGTGGCAGGCCGCCCGGCTGCTGCGCGAGTACCCGTGGCTGACCGACGCCGGGCCGACCCGGCCGGTGCGGCCGCTGATGTCGCTGCGCACCGTCGCCCCGGTCAGCGGCGGCCCGCACATCAAGACCGCGATGGACGTGCAGATGACCTCGGCGGTACGCACCGTCTCCCCGGCCGCGGTGCACAACGGGCCGATCCTGTCCGACGCGCTCACCCGGCTCACCGCCGACCTGCCGATCGACATCCTCGCCGAGACCTCCGCCGGCGCGGTGATCACCGAGCACGGGCCGGACCGGCGCCTGGCCCACCTCGTCCGGCAGGCGCCGCGGCTCGCACCCGGCGAGCAGGCCGTACCCCTGGGGGTCTTCGCGACGCACTTCCTGGACACCGTCGGCGACCCGTACCGGTGGCTGGCCGACCTGACCGCGGTCCTGTTCGCGCCGCTGGCCACCGTGCTCGACCGCGGCGTCGCGCTGGAGGCGCACGGGCAGAACACCCTGGTCGTGCTGCGCGGGCAACGACCGGTGCGGACCCTCTACCGCGACCTCGGCGGCGTGCGCGTGCACCGCAGGCTCGGCCTCGACCTGCACGGCGACCTGCTCACCGACGACCCGGCCGTGCTGCGCGTCAAACTCGCCGCGGCCGCGCTCGGCGCCGTCGCCGGCCAGCTCGTCGGCGCCCTCGCCGAGCACCACGGCGCGGAACCGGACCGCCTCTGGGCGATCATCGCCGGCGGGCTGCGCGGCATCCCGCAACTGTTGACCGAACCTCTGCCGATCAAGGCGACCACCGCCATGCGCCTCGCCGCCGACCCGCTCGACGACATCTGGACCCACCAGCCCAACCCAATGGCGGTGCACGCATGA
- a CDS encoding alanine racemase → MAEIPAHVARALRRLPAPACAYVYDTAALRARAERLRAALPQRTTLLYAVKANGHPDVVRTLAAACDGLEVASGGELQLAVAAGARRIAFGGPAKTDAELAAAVRAGALLNVESLFEAQRLAGLGLRADICLRVNRAAVAVTGSHAMTGTPTPFGIDENQLATVLAAIPDSLTVIGFHLHAVSNNLDGAAHAAFLTDAIGWSRQTAARHGLHLRVVNAGGGLGVDYTGEASADVTPLSRVAVPEGVELILEPGRYLAADAGHYAAEVIDLKSTHGRTFAVLRGGTHHFRLPAAWGYSHPFTILPVDTWQRPYPRPQVTDTPVDAVGELCTPRDVLTRGQHVTRLRAGDLLVFARTGAYGWDISHHDFLRHPAPDFLIL, encoded by the coding sequence ATGGCTGAGATCCCCGCGCACGTCGCCCGGGCGCTGCGGCGCCTGCCGGCGCCGGCCTGCGCCTACGTCTACGACACCGCCGCGCTGCGCGCCCGGGCCGAGCGGCTGCGCGCCGCCCTGCCGCAGCGGACCACCCTGCTGTACGCGGTGAAGGCCAACGGGCACCCGGACGTGGTACGCACCCTCGCCGCGGCCTGCGACGGGCTGGAGGTGGCCTCCGGCGGCGAACTGCAGCTGGCCGTCGCCGCCGGCGCGCGCCGCATCGCCTTCGGCGGCCCCGCCAAGACCGACGCCGAGCTGGCCGCCGCCGTACGCGCCGGCGCGCTGCTCAACGTGGAAAGCCTGTTCGAGGCGCAGCGGCTCGCCGGGCTCGGCCTGCGCGCCGACATCTGCCTGCGCGTCAACCGCGCCGCCGTGGCCGTCACCGGCAGCCACGCGATGACCGGCACGCCCACCCCGTTCGGCATCGACGAGAACCAGCTCGCCACGGTGCTGGCCGCGATCCCGGACAGCCTCACCGTGATCGGCTTCCACCTGCACGCGGTCTCCAACAACCTCGACGGCGCGGCGCACGCCGCGTTCCTGACCGACGCGATCGGCTGGTCCCGGCAGACCGCCGCCCGGCACGGCCTGCACCTGCGCGTCGTCAACGCCGGCGGCGGCCTCGGCGTCGACTACACCGGCGAGGCGAGCGCCGACGTCACCCCGCTGTCGCGGGTCGCCGTGCCCGAGGGCGTGGAACTGATCCTGGAACCGGGCCGCTACCTGGCCGCCGACGCCGGGCACTACGCCGCCGAGGTGATCGACCTCAAGAGCACACACGGGCGCACCTTCGCGGTGCTGCGCGGCGGCACCCACCACTTCCGGCTCCCGGCCGCGTGGGGATACAGCCACCCCTTCACCATCCTGCCCGTCGACACCTGGCAGCGCCCCTACCCACGGCCACAGGTCACCGACACCCCCGTCGACGCCGTCGGTGAGCTGTGCACCCCCCGCGACGTACTCACCCGCGGCCAGCACGTGACCCGGCTACGCGCCGGTGACCTGCTGGTGTTCGCCCGCACCGGCGCGTACGGCTGGGACATCTCCCACCACGACTTCCTGCGCCACCCGGCCCCCGACTTCCTGATCCTGTGA
- a CDS encoding IucA/IucC family C-terminal-domain containing protein, with translation MTSSLTSGRLAAAAAHTQAALAVHAPHLLAGFLHHLPHAADTVGTRLRGALAREGLSSGDERDATRHAFHRYEYAHSGVTDPVDLLTGIDAPAFAAELRNAVINLAVALARPGPTGGGDADESAIAGERLAIAGHNLHPCGRTRLGWDTCDVLEHDLESGHTRIRFIAVRDDAHLGDDLGDQLRDLYPGLPDPGPGYRLQPVHAWQHRLATGRYRHLFTDGTLRELDGHLDAVPTAALRTLLLPPGADGARRYLKVSLDIQITSTRRSISVASTRNGPAISALLRRLATDEPSLLLMAETAGAAVPAGSGRDLSAILRDGLTGRLHDGEEAIAGSALPYRLPDLVHRHGGDPAAWLHDYARLLLPPLLRLAVHGVGLEAHLQNCLPTFVDGRPHRLALRDFAGLRLHLPRLAAAGHHVELWPGSVVGTGDPDVMRAKLGYTAFQAHLGEIVLRLGTDERAAWRIVRDVVDETYATLPGPDARADHAAFTAPTVPHKALVRMRLTGAGDIYLPVPNPLHG, from the coding sequence ATGACCTCCAGCCTGACCAGCGGCCGGCTCGCCGCGGCGGCCGCGCACACCCAGGCCGCGCTGGCCGTGCACGCGCCGCACCTGCTCGCCGGTTTCCTGCACCATCTGCCGCACGCCGCGGACACCGTCGGCACCCGGCTGCGCGGCGCGCTGGCCCGCGAAGGGCTGTCCAGCGGCGACGAACGCGACGCCACCCGGCACGCGTTCCACCGCTACGAGTACGCCCACTCCGGGGTGACCGACCCGGTGGACCTGCTCACCGGCATCGACGCGCCGGCGTTCGCCGCGGAACTGCGCAACGCCGTGATCAACCTGGCGGTCGCGCTGGCCCGGCCCGGCCCGACCGGCGGCGGCGACGCCGACGAATCCGCCATCGCCGGGGAACGACTGGCCATCGCCGGGCACAACCTGCACCCCTGCGGACGTACCCGGCTCGGCTGGGACACCTGCGACGTGCTGGAACACGATCTGGAGTCCGGACACACCCGGATCCGGTTCATCGCCGTGCGCGATGACGCGCACCTCGGCGACGACCTCGGCGATCAATTACGCGACCTGTATCCCGGCCTGCCCGATCCCGGCCCCGGCTACCGCCTGCAACCGGTGCACGCCTGGCAACACCGGCTGGCCACCGGCCGCTACCGGCACCTGTTCACCGACGGCACCCTGCGCGAACTCGACGGCCACCTCGACGCGGTGCCGACCGCCGCGCTGCGCACCCTGCTGCTGCCCCCCGGCGCCGACGGCGCCCGCCGCTACCTCAAGGTGTCGCTGGACATCCAGATCACCTCGACGCGGCGCAGCATCAGCGTCGCCAGCACCCGCAACGGCCCCGCGATCTCCGCGCTGCTGCGCCGCCTGGCCACCGACGAACCGTCGCTGCTGCTGATGGCCGAAACCGCCGGCGCCGCCGTGCCGGCCGGCTCCGGCCGCGACCTGTCCGCCATCCTGCGCGACGGGCTCACCGGCCGCCTGCACGACGGCGAGGAGGCCATCGCGGGCAGCGCCCTGCCCTACCGGCTGCCCGACCTGGTCCACCGGCACGGCGGCGACCCGGCCGCCTGGCTGCACGACTACGCCCGGCTGCTGCTGCCGCCGCTGCTGCGCCTGGCCGTGCACGGCGTCGGCCTGGAGGCGCACCTGCAGAACTGCCTGCCCACCTTCGTCGACGGCCGCCCGCACCGGCTCGCCCTGCGCGACTTCGCCGGCCTGCGCCTGCACCTGCCCCGGCTGGCCGCCGCCGGGCACCACGTCGAGCTGTGGCCCGGCAGCGTCGTCGGCACCGGCGACCCGGACGTCATGCGCGCCAAGCTCGGCTACACCGCCTTCCAGGCCCACCTCGGCGAGATCGTCCTGCGGCTGGGCACCGACGAACGCGCCGCCTGGCGCATCGTCCGCGACGTGGTCGACGAAACCTACGCCACGCTGCCGGGCCCCGACGCCCGCGCCGACCACGCCGCGTTCACCGCCCCGACCGTCCCGCACAAGGCGCTGGTCCGGATGCGGCTGACCGGCGCCGGCGACATCTACCTGCCGGTGCCGAACCCGCTGCATGGCTGA
- a CDS encoding sensor histidine kinase, which produces MRPGSHAQAPATPGRSGPIAAWALLTLTGTLGAAAVTGAALARPAWQPTLLYALVDLTDGLVYGAIGWLLLRRGTHPAGWIVAAAGAGGTVAAAATSWALLAQRWPHCWAPPQALSAAGWAWLPGFYAFMVVLPWLLPAGATSRTARTAVAAGTAFIAIAEICVLTAPAPYGLLPLDDPGLRALRRLVLPWVEPVLVLLCLAAAAGVHLRRRVAPATQRPGLGWLTIGLILLALAFVPLAARWIRPQPLLPATVPPLLMLAAQTCYPAAVLVVVLRQQLWGITLTVRRTIVWGLLTALAVAGYLSTVTLLGTLVPAGQSQVLCTALLAAAFAPLRHWVQRRVDVLVHGQPAGPVIRQVGDRLRGAQRGADVLHAVAGAIRSSLRLQQVTITTDDAALSVRSGTGAGGRPVSVPLRVRGREVGRLQVWPPAGERLDGRGAEVLADLSPVVAALTDLATTHHHLAQARQDVARARDEERRRLRRDLHDGLSPALSGAGLALSAAGNLLAPHRHLPGVADAAALLTHVTADLTRHGDDVRTLARDLLPPMLDEGALLAALHRLRERYAAAGLTVDVVGCAATLSEDTATAIYGIVAEALHNVHRHAHARHCVVRVQATAAELEVTVIDRGIGAGAARPGLGTRSMRERAHGIGADLTVGPATDHPGRPGTRVRLTVPLAPA; this is translated from the coding sequence ATGCGTCCAGGCAGCCACGCACAGGCGCCGGCCACACCCGGGCGCTCCGGCCCGATCGCGGCCTGGGCACTGCTGACACTGACCGGCACCCTCGGCGCGGCCGCCGTCACCGGCGCCGCCCTGGCCCGCCCGGCCTGGCAACCGACCCTGCTGTACGCCCTCGTCGACCTCACCGACGGCCTGGTGTACGGCGCCATCGGCTGGCTGCTGCTGCGGCGCGGCACCCACCCGGCCGGCTGGATCGTCGCGGCCGCCGGCGCCGGCGGCACGGTGGCCGCGGCCGCGACGAGCTGGGCGCTGCTCGCGCAACGGTGGCCACACTGCTGGGCCCCGCCACAGGCGCTCAGCGCCGCCGGATGGGCCTGGCTGCCCGGCTTCTACGCGTTCATGGTGGTGCTGCCGTGGCTGCTGCCGGCCGGCGCGACCAGCCGCACCGCCCGGACCGCGGTCGCCGCCGGCACGGCCTTCATCGCCATCGCCGAGATCTGCGTACTGACCGCTCCCGCCCCGTACGGGCTGCTGCCGCTCGACGACCCCGGGCTGCGCGCCCTGCGCCGGCTGGTGCTGCCCTGGGTGGAGCCGGTGCTGGTGCTGCTGTGCCTGGCCGCCGCCGCCGGAGTGCACCTGCGCCGCCGCGTCGCGCCGGCCACCCAGCGCCCCGGACTGGGCTGGCTGACGATCGGGCTGATCCTGCTGGCCCTGGCGTTCGTACCGCTGGCGGCACGATGGATCCGGCCGCAACCGCTGCTGCCGGCCACCGTCCCGCCGCTGCTGATGCTCGCCGCCCAGACCTGCTACCCCGCCGCGGTGCTGGTGGTGGTGCTCCGCCAGCAACTGTGGGGCATCACCCTGACCGTCCGCCGTACGATCGTCTGGGGTCTGCTGACGGCACTGGCCGTCGCCGGATACCTGAGCACCGTCACCCTGCTCGGCACCCTCGTGCCCGCCGGACAGTCCCAGGTGCTCTGCACCGCCCTGCTCGCCGCCGCGTTCGCGCCGCTCCGGCACTGGGTCCAGCGCCGCGTCGACGTCCTGGTGCACGGCCAGCCCGCCGGACCGGTCATCCGGCAGGTCGGCGACCGGCTGCGCGGCGCGCAGCGAGGCGCCGACGTGCTGCACGCGGTCGCCGGGGCGATCCGCAGCTCACTGCGGCTGCAGCAGGTCACCATCACCACCGACGACGCCGCGCTGAGCGTACGCAGCGGCACCGGCGCCGGCGGCCGGCCGGTATCGGTGCCACTGCGGGTACGCGGCCGCGAGGTCGGCCGGCTACAGGTGTGGCCACCGGCCGGCGAGCGGCTCGACGGCCGCGGCGCGGAAGTGCTCGCCGACCTCTCCCCCGTCGTCGCCGCCCTCACCGACCTCGCCACCACCCACCACCACCTGGCCCAGGCCCGCCAGGACGTCGCCCGCGCCCGCGACGAGGAACGCCGCCGGCTGCGCCGGGACCTGCACGACGGGCTCAGCCCCGCGCTCAGCGGCGCCGGCCTCGCCCTGTCCGCCGCCGGCAACCTGCTGGCCCCGCACCGCCACCTGCCCGGCGTCGCCGACGCCGCCGCACTGCTCACCCATGTCACCGCCGACCTCACCCGGCACGGCGACGACGTCCGCACCCTGGCCCGCGACCTGCTGCCACCGATGCTCGACGAAGGCGCCCTGCTCGCCGCCCTGCACCGGCTGCGCGAGCGCTACGCCGCCGCCGGACTCACGGTCGACGTGGTCGGCTGCGCCGCCACCCTGTCCGAGGACACCGCCACCGCGATCTACGGCATCGTCGCGGAGGCCCTGCACAACGTGCACCGGCACGCACACGCCCGGCACTGCGTCGTCCGCGTGCAGGCCACCGCCGCCGAACTGGAGGTCACCGTGATCGACCGCGGCATCGGCGCCGGCGCCGCCCGCCCCGGCCTCGGCACCCGCTCGATGCGCGAACGCGCCCACGGCATCGGCGCCGACCTGACCGTCGGACCGGCCACCGACCACCCCGGCCGACCCGGCACCCGGGTACGGCTGACCGTGCCGCTGGCGCCGGCGTGA